A part of Jaculus jaculus isolate mJacJac1 chromosome 17, mJacJac1.mat.Y.cur, whole genome shotgun sequence genomic DNA contains:
- the Myd88 gene encoding myeloid differentiation primary response protein MyD88 — MGTEVPHARSASLDPSKSSLPLAALNVRVRRRLSLFLNVRTPVAADWTVLAEEMDFDYLEIRHLETRPDPTGSLLDAWQGRPGASVGRLLELLSKLDREDILLELGPSIEEDCQKYILKQQQQESEKPLQVPRVDSSVPRTEESKGITTLDDPLGQVPERFDAFICYCPSDIEFVQEMIHKLEQTDYRLKLCVSDRDVLPGTCVWSIASELIEKRCRRMVVVVSDDYLQSKECDFQTKFALSLSPGAHQKRLIPIKYKSMKKEFPSILRFITVCDYTNPCTKSWFWTRLAKALSLP, encoded by the exons ATGGGTACCGAAGTCCCCCACGCCAGGTCTGCATCCCTGGACCCCTCCAAGTCCTCCCTGCCCCTGGCTGCGCTCAACGTGCGGGTCCGGCGGCGCCTGTCGCTGTTCCTGAACGTTCGCACGCCGGTGGCCGCCGACTGGACCGTGCTGGCCGAGGAGATGGACTTCGACTATCTGGAGATCCGGCATCTGGAGACGCGGCCGGACCCCACGGGCAGCCTGCTGGACGCCTGGCAGGGGCGCCCCGGAGCGTCGGTGGGCCGGTTGTTGGAGCTGCTCTCCAAGCTGGACCGCGAGGACATACTGCTGGAGCTGGGGCCCAGCATCG aggaggattgccaaaagtaCATTTTgaagcaacagcagcaggagtctGAGAAGCCCTTGCAGGTGCCCAGAGTGGACAGCAGCGTCCCGCGGACAGAGGAGTCGAAGGGCATCACTACGCTGGACGATCCCCTGG GACAAGTACCAGAGCGTTTTGATGCCTTCATCTGCTACTGTCCCAGTGACATTGAGTTTGTCCAGGAAATGATTCACAAACTGGAACAGACAGACTATCGGCTGAAGCTGTGTGTGTCAGACCGGGATGTCTTACCAGGCACCTGTGTCTGGTCCATCGCCAGTGAGCTCATTGAAAAGAG GTGCCGCCGGATGGTGGTGGTTGTCTCTGATGATTACCTGCAGAGCAAGGAATGTGACTTCCAGACCAAGTTTGCACTCAGCCTCTCCCCAG GTGCCCATCAAAAGCGGCTGATCCCCATCAAGTACAAGTCGATGAAGAAAGAATTCCCCAGCATCCTGCGGTTCATCACTGTGTGTGACTATACTAACCCCTGCACCAAATCCTGGTTCTGGACCCGCCTTGCCAAAGCCTTGTCCCTGCCCTGA